From the genome of Anaerolineae bacterium:
GGCCGGCAAGCAATCGGTGGCGGTCAGAGATGCCGGTGAGCTCCTCGCGGCTGGGGACCTGGCGGTGACTCTGGTGCGCACCGCCTCGGCGCCGGGCGCGGCCGGCGAGGGGTTGCGGATGGCTCTCCTCGACCTAGGAGTGCCAAACCAGGCCGCCGAGGCCTACCGAGCGGGAGTGCAGGCAGGAGGCGTCCTTCTCATCCTTTCCGTCGCCGACGAGCGCGCCGGTGAAGGGGCTCAGGCGTTGCAGGAGAGACATGCCTCCCACATGGCCGCCTACAATCTCTCGGAGGGCGGGAGGTGACCGTGCGCCGCAACCAGTTCGTGGACCAAGTGCAAGAGCGCTTAGGTCTGGCCAGCCGCGAGGAGGCGGAGCGGACGGTTGATGCCGTCCTCGAGACTCTGGGGGAGCGGCTGGAGCTCACCGAGAAGCACCACCTGGCCTCGCAGGTGGCGGCGGACCTCAAGGAGCCCATCCTGCGCCGCAAACGTACCGAGCGCTACGATCTCGAGGAGTTCTTCAACCGAGTCGGCGCTCGCGCCGGCGGGCTGAAGTACGCCCACGCGCAGAACCATACTAAGGTCGTCTTGTCACTGCTACGCGCAGCCATCGCCCCGGGTGAGTGGCGACACATCACTATGAAGCTCCCCGAGGACTACCGCAGCCTGCTGCGTGGGGACTCCTCAGACTGAGGTTGCCGGGAGGAACGAACCGCCGATGGAGCGCCGGTCCCCGCCAACGGGATGGCGAACCGGGCCAGAATCAGCGCAACATCAGCAACATGGGCGCGGCCATCTTCGCGGTTAGGGGTTGTCACGCCTCCCCTTGTATAATCCCCCCACCGCGGGCGCCGCGCCATACCGTGCGCGCCCCAAGCAGGAAGGGCTACACATGGTGCAGCGGATACTGACCGAAGACGAAGAGGCGTTGCTCGTCGGGGAGCGGCGGCGCCTCAACGACCTGCGCATCGCTCTCTCCAAGCTGGATCTCTCCGCGGATGACCAGGAGACACTGGAGAACTCGGTCAACCAGTTGGATGAGCTCTTTCTGCTGGTAGTCGTGGGCGAGTTCAACTCCGGCAAGAGCGCCGTCATCAATGCCCTGCTCGGGCAACGTCTGCTGGAGGAGGGTGTTACCCCCACGACTACCCGGATCCAGCTGATCCGCTATGGCGAGGACTTCCGCCGGAGCGCCAGCGACGATGGCCTGGGCGAGGTGGCTCTGCCGGCTCCTTTGCTGCGCGTCATCAACATCGTGGACACCCCCGGGACCAATGCCGTCTACCGTCAGCACGAGGCCCTCACTCAAGACTTCGTTCCCCGCTCGGACATCGTTCTCTTCGTCACCTCGGTGGACCGGCCCTTCACGGAAAGCGAGCGCCTGTTCCTAGAGGTCATTCGCGACTGGGGCAAGAAGATCGTCTTCGTGGTGAACAAGATAGACATTCTGGAAAGCCCGGAGGAAGTGGATCGGATCGAGGCCTTCGTGGCCGACCACGCCCGTCGCCTGCTGGGGCTCGACCCAGAGGTATTCCCCGTCTCGGCTCGGCTGGCGTTGCGGGCCAAGGCCTCGGGTGATGCTCAGGCTCTGGAAGACAGTCGGTTCCGGGCTCTAGAGGAGTATGTCGTCGCCACCCTGGACGAGAAGGAGCGCATCCGTCTCAAGCTCCGCAATCCCCTGGGGGTAGGCCGCCACCTGGCCCAGAAGTACCTTCAGGTAACCGAAAGCCGGCTGGGGCTGCTGCAGAGCGACATCGCCGCCATCGATGAGATCGGCCGCCAGTTGGGCATCTACAAGCAGGACATGACTCGCGAGTTCCAGCATCGCCTGGCCGAGGTGGACAACGCCTTGCACGCCCTGGAGAACCGCGGAGTCCAGTTTTTCGACGAGACCGTGCGGCTGGGCCGCGTCTTTGACCTGATGAACAAGGCCATGATCCGCTCCGAGTTCGAGCGCAAGGTGGTGGGAGACACGCCCCGCCTGCTGGAGGAGCGAGTCAACGACATCATAGACTGGCTGGTGGCCGGCAACCTGCGCCAATGGCAGGCCATCACCGACTACCTGGCCCAGAGACGCCTCCAGTACGCCGACCGCATCATAGGCCAGATGGGCGGCGGGTTCGACTACGATCGTTCGCGCCTGCTGGACACTGTGGGCCGAGCGGCCCAGCAAGTGGTGCACAACTACGATCAGCGCAGCGAGGCCAAGCGCATCGCGGATGCCGCCCAAGGGGCGGTGGCGGGGACGGCCCTGGCCGAGATCGGCGCCATCGGCCTGGGAGCGGCGGTGGCACTCCTGGCCACCAGCACCATGGCCGACGTAACCGGCGTGGCTGCAGCCAGCATGGTAGCAGTCCTGGGCCTATTCATCATCCCAGCGCGGCGCAGCCAGGCCAAGAGCCGCCTGCGTTCCCGCATCGGGGCCATGCGAGAGGACCTGACTCGAGCCCTGACCCACGAGTTTGACCAAGCTCTGGATCGCGACCTGCGCCGCATAGGCGAAGCCATATCGCCCTACACTCGTTTCGTTCGCGCGGAGCGGGCACGACTGATCGGCGCCCGCAGGGAGCTTACCCTTATCCTGAGAAGCTTGACCCAGCTTGCCGCCCGGGTGGAAGACCTGTAGTCAGCCCGGTACCTGGGCGTAAGGGCTGGCGCGGGCCGGGAGGCACTTGCAGCGTGGAGCCCGCCGAAGGGGCGCTACTGCAGGCTGGCAACGCCCCGCCTCCCGGGCCGGCGATGCCGTCCATCCGGCCCCGGATGGTCACGCATTGCCGCTGCCACGCGCCGGTTGACAACCGACGGCCCCTTCCCGACACTGAGTGGTGACGGGCGTTTTCGACCTTGCCGGTCTCACCGGCCTATACGAGTAAGGAGTGTGTTGTGGAGAGAGACGTTTTCACCTTCATCGTGGGCGGCAAGGCGGGAGAAGGCGTCAAGAAGTCCGGCTCCGTGGCCGCCAGCATCCTCGCCGACCTGGGCCGCAACATCTTCCAGATGGACGACTACCAGAGCCTCATACGTGGCGGGCACAACTTCTCCGTCGTGAGCAGCTCAACCGGCCCGATCACCAGCCACCACCTTCGAGCCCAGCTCATCGTCAACCTGGACGAGCGCAGCTATCACCTGCACCGCCAGGAGGTAGCCGAGGACGGCATTCTGGTCTACAACTCGGACGTGATGTCCGAAGCCGAGGGCATAGGGCTGCCCATGACCTCGGAGGCCAAGAAGTTCCCCCGGCCCGACCTGCGCGTAGGGGTGGCCTCCATCACCGTCCTGGCGGCGGCTCTGGGCCTGGATATGGACTACGTGGAAGAGGTTATCGCCCGCGAGTACAAGCGCGACCTGGAGAACAACGTCGCCTACGCCTCTCGCATCTTCGAGTTGGCCCGGCCCAAGATCGGCGGTCGGTTCCCGCTCGAGAGGGGAAACGCCACGGGCAAGGCCATCTACGGTGCCGAGGCCATCGCCCTCGGGGCCCTGGCCGGCGGGCTGGACCTGTACATGGCCTATCCCATGACCCCCTCCAGCCCCATCCTCCACTTCCTAGCGGCTCAGGGCCGGCCGTTCGGCGTCCACGCCCTGCATCTGGAGAGCGAGGTCTCGGTGGCCAACATGGCCGTGGGGGCCAGCTTCGCCGGGGCACGAGTAGCGGTGGGCAGCAGCGGAGGCGGCTTCGCCCTCATGGCGGAGGCGTTCTCGCTGGCGGGCATGATGGAGGCGCCCGTCCTATTCATCCTGGCATCGCGCTCCTCGCCGTCCACCGGCGTGCCCACCTACACCGAACAGGCCGACCTCAAGTTCGCCATCAGTGTGGGTCACGGCGATTTCCCTCGGGTGGTGGCCTGCCCCGGCACGGTGGAGGAGGCCTTCTACCTCACCGCCGACCTGCTGGGGCTGGCCTGGCGCTTCCAGTCGCCCGTGATCCTGCTCACCGAGAAGCATCTGGGCGAGAGCGCCATGAACGTGAGCCTCGACCCCTTCCGGGCCACCTGGGCCGAGCCCGTGCTCCATTCCGACGTAGGGGGAGGGCCTCTGTCCACGCCTTCGCTGGGTGCGCTTGAGCCTGCTCAGGAGGATGGCTACCGACGGTACCGCTTCACCGACAGCGGCGTCTCCCCCCTGCTGTTCCCGCCCTCTTCTCAAGTCATCAAGTGGAACAGCTACGAGCACGACGAGTACGGCATCACCACCGACCAACCGGAACCAACAGCGCGCATGCACGAGAAGCGGTACCGCAAGCGACAGGCGATCATCGAGCACCTGCGCGGCACCAAGACGGTCAACGTCTACGGTGAAGGGGGCCCGGTCATCTTCAGCTACGGCTCCAGCACCATGAGCGTACTGGAGGCCCTGCGCACCGGCGGCATCCAAGCCACCGTGGTGCAGCCCACCTACCTGGAGCCTTTCCCGGTGTGGGAGCTGGAGCGGTACCGGGGCAGCAACCCTATAGTGGTGGAGCAGAGCGTGGCCGGCCAGTTCTCGGCCCTCATCCGCGAGCAAGCGGGAGTATCTAGCGATCGGTTCATCCGCCGCTACGATGGGCGTCCCTTCGAACCCTCGGAACTAGCGCAGCAGATCAAGGAAATGATGTAGCTATGGAAGACCTGGGAACGTACGCCGAGAACACCTGGTGTCCCGGTTGCGGCAACTTCGCCATCCTCAACGCCTTCAAAGCCGCCATCGGCCGGCTGGAGGAGCAAGGGATCGGGCGGGATCGAATCGTCCTGGTGGCTGGAATCGGCCAGCACGGCAAGATCTTCGACTACATGAACGTGAGCGGGTTCTATGGCCTTCATGGCCGCTCCATGGCCAGCGCTCAGGCCATCAAGCTGGCCAACCCCGACCTGAAGGTGGTGGACTTCGTGGGCGATGGCGACGCGCTAGGCGAGGGGCTCGAGCACACCATCTTCGCCGCCAAGCGCAACGCCGACATCACCATGATCCTGCACGACAACGGGGTCTACGCCCTCACCACCGGCCAGTACACCCCCACCAGCGCCCGTGGCTATCGGGGCCCTTCCACCCCTACCGGCACCGTGGAGGATCCCATACATCCGCTGCCTCTCATGCTGGAGGCAGGCGCCTCCTTCATCGCCCGCGGCTACTCGGGGGAACTGGAGCACCTCACCGACCTCATGGTGCAGGCCGTGCTCCACGAAGGCTTCTCCTTCGTGGACGTGCTCCAGCCCTGCGTCACCTTCAACAACACCTGGCGGGAGTACAACCAGCTGGTGGAGATCACCGACCGCACCGCCACCACCCCCGAGGAGGCCAGGGCCATCTTCAGCCGCACGGACCGGTTGCCCATTGGGGTGCTATACCGGCGGGACGATGTCCCCTTCCACCGGCGGCTCTATGAAGACTTCAACCCCGTTCGGGACAAGGAGCCCCGAGAGGCGCGCCAGCGTCGGGTGGCCCAGTTCCTGGGGGTGCCGGAGGAGCCCGAGCGGGAGTACAAGGGCCCGCGCGAACGGCCCTAGCCCAGCCGGACATGAGTGGACCGGTGCGGAGAGCCTTCCTGTAGTAGCTCAAAATCGGGCCATGGGTCCTCAAGCAGCACCGCCGCTCCGGGCTGAACCCCGGAGCTAGGACAAGGCGAAGCCGGCCTTCGCCGGCTGGGAAAGCACCCTAGCCCGCGGAGGCGGGCTTCGCTCACCCATAGCTCCGCGGCTTAAGCCCGGAGCGATGCTGGCGCGGCTCAAGGTTCTTACCCCCCGATCGTGAGTTCCTGCGCCTTCACACCGGCATCTCCCTGAGGTACACTCCAGGGCACTGCCTGGACCGTCGCCCGGCAGGCTGCCCGACCACCCCGGAGAGGTACATCCATGGCACCACCCCGGAACCAGATCCTCTATCTGTCCTACGAAGCCGTCGCCCGCATCGGGCCCGGCATGGCGGAGGTCATTGAAGCCCTGGAACGGGCCTTCCGGGAGAAGGGAGAAGGCCGAGTGGAGATGCCGCCCAAGCCCGGCATTCACCCCGGCGGTGGCGACAACTTCATCCACGCCATGCCCGCCTACATCCCGGCCCTGGGTGCTGCCGGGGTCAAGTGGGTGAGCGGATACCCGGGCAACCGCAGCCGGGGCCTCCCCTACATCAACGGGCTGCTCATCCTGAACGACCCGGACACCGGCCTGCCCATCTCGGTCATGGACTGCGTCTGGATCACCGCGGTGCGCACCGGTGCTGCCACCGCCGTGGCGGCCCGCTACCTGGCCCGGCCCGAGTCGTCCATCGCCGGCATCCTAGGGTGCGGAGTGCAAGGGCGGAGCAATCTGGAGGCGCTGAAGGTGCTCTTCCCTCTGGAAGAAGCCCGCGCCTACGACGTGATCCCTGAAGCGGCCCACCGCTACGCCGCGGACATGTCCGTGCGGCTGGACATGGAGGTGCGCGCGGTGCCCTCCCCCAGGGAGGCGGTCAGCGGATGCGACCTGGTGGTAACCGCCGGGCCCATCCTCAAGGAGCCCCACGCTACCATCAAGGCCGGCTGGCTGGGCGAGGGCACCTTCGCCTCCCTGGTGGACTACGATTCCTACTGGGATCGGGCGGCACTGCGAGAGCTGGACCTGTTCTGCACCGACGATGTGCCCCAGCTCCGCCACTATCAGCAACTGGGCTACTTCCAGGACATCCCGCCCATCCATGCCGACCTGGGCCAACTAGTGGTAGGGGCCAAGCCCGGCCGGCAGCACGCCTGGGAGAGAACGGCCACGGCCAACCTGGGGCTGGCGCTGGACGATATGGCCGTGGCCCCGCTGGTCTATCGTCGGGCACAGGAGGAGGGCGTGGGAGTCTGGCTGCCCCTGTAGGTTGCCTACCCCGAACCACCCTTCCAGGCCGGATCGGATCATGCACCCAGAGGGTTGGCAGCCGACTGAGAGCTCGATGGCGGAGGTGCGCATATGGCTGAAGGCGGAATGGGGTTCGCCAACTTCAGGCTGTCGTTCGCTTCCTTACTCGTGCTAGGCCTCATTCTCGGTCCCTGGGCGCCGCTGAGCGTCGTCGACACCGCGCCGGCGACCCTCTTCGTCAAAGCCGATGCCGCCGGCGGAGACTGCACTCAGTCTCAGCCCTGCACTCTGGCCGCTGCCCTGGCAACGGCCACCGGCGGCGACACCATCTACGTGGCCGAGGGCACCTATGTCGGTGCCGGCGATCAGGCGGTAGTCACGCTCGCCAAGAGCCTCACGCTCTACGGGGGCTGGGACGGCTCGCCTACCGGTCCTCCCGTCCGCGATCCTAGCGCCCGTCCTACGATCCTGGATGGCGAGGGCGCCAGACGAGTGGTCCAGGTCACTGCTGGTACTTCCACTCTAGAGGGCTTCACCATCACCCGCGGCTACAGCAGTTCCTCCGGCGGAGGCATCTATGCCATCGAAGCCGGGATCAACCTGCGGGGCAACCGCATCACCGACAACGTGTCGGGGCATGACGGCGGCGCCCTCTTCATCAGCCGCGGTTCGGCGCAGATCGTGGGCAACGACATTTCCGGCAACAGCGCTACGTGGGCGGCCGGGCTGCGCCTCATCAACGATGTCGACGTCAGCGTGATCGGGAACCGGATTCACGACAACCAGGCCACCATCTCAGGTGGCGCGATGGAGATCGCTTGCTGCGGCAGGGTCACCGCTTTCATCGCCGCCAACGTCATCAGCGACAACGACGGCGGCTCTCTGGGCGGGGGCGTGCTGGTGGAGTCCACCAGCGCCACTCTGCAGAACAACATCCTGGCTCGCAACCAGGCAACCCGAGGCAGCAACGTCTATGCCGAGGGTTCAACTGAGTTCCCGGCCAGCGTCGCCATGACCAACAACACCCTGGTGGGTAGCGGGGCCGGCAGCGAGGGGATTTGGGTGGACGCGTACGTCACCGCCGTCTTGGTGAACAACCTGATCACCGGCCACGGCGTGGGCATGCCCATCCCTGCCGCCGGCAGCGCCGTGACCGCCGAGCACAACCTGTTCTGGAACGCCGAGGACCCCTACACCGGCATCGCGCCGGTGCTGGCCGATCCGAGGCTGGATCCCGCCCATCACCTCACGGCCGACTCACCGGCACGCGACGCGGGGAAAGCGGTCGGGTTGGCCACGGACATAGACGGCGACAGCCGCCCCTTCTCTGGCTCGTACGACATTGGGGCGGACGAGTACGTCGAGGATGTGGCGAAGAGCTACCTACCCCTGGTGACGAAGCGAACGGCGGTTGAGGGCAGTCAGCCGTGAGCCACGGCAGGAGGTCGCTTCTCGAGCGTCGAGGCCGCGCCACGCGGCGCGGCGGATCACTCCGGATTGGAAGCCAGGCCCGCTCCGGCCAACAGCGCCGCACCCACTATGCCGGCTTCGTTGAGCATGCGGGCTGGGGCGAGGCGGGCGCGGGTGTGAAGCAGGGGTAGGAACTTCTCGTGCCTCTTGCTCACCCCGCCCCCGATGATGAACAGATCCGGCCAGAGAAGGAACTCGAGCAGGCGTAGGTACTCCTCCACTCGGGCGGCCCACTGGGGCCACTTCAGGCCGTCGCGCTTGCGGGCCCGGTCCGACGCCCATTCCTCGGCGTCTCCCTGGTGCAGGGGGAGGTGTCCCAGTTCGGTGTTGGGCATCAGCTTCCCACCGACGAAAACGGCGCTGCCGATGCCGGTGCCGAACGTGAGGAGGATCACCACCCCCTTCTCCCCCCGGCCGGCGCCGAACTCCATCTCCGCCACACCGGCAGCATCGGCATCGTTGACCAGCACCACCGGAAGGCCGGTCCGCTCCGACAGCAGC
Proteins encoded in this window:
- a CDS encoding ROK family protein; amino-acid sequence: MEILGIDIGGSGIKGAPVNVERGQLTGERHRIRTPQPSRPEAVVEVVGELVARFRWQGPIGCTFPAVIKDGVVQTAANVDQAWIGTDGQRLLSERTGLPVVLVNDADAAGVAEMEFGAGRGEKGVVILLTFGTGIGSAVFVGGKLMPNTELGHLPLHQGDAEEWASDRARKRDGLKWPQWAARVEEYLRLLEFLLWPDLFIIGGGVSKRHEKFLPLLHTRARLAPARMLNEAGIVGAALLAGAGLASNPE
- a CDS encoding GTP-binding protein, with the protein product MVQRILTEDEEALLVGERRRLNDLRIALSKLDLSADDQETLENSVNQLDELFLLVVVGEFNSGKSAVINALLGQRLLEEGVTPTTTRIQLIRYGEDFRRSASDDGLGEVALPAPLLRVINIVDTPGTNAVYRQHEALTQDFVPRSDIVLFVTSVDRPFTESERLFLEVIRDWGKKIVFVVNKIDILESPEEVDRIEAFVADHARRLLGLDPEVFPVSARLALRAKASGDAQALEDSRFRALEEYVVATLDEKERIRLKLRNPLGVGRHLAQKYLQVTESRLGLLQSDIAAIDEIGRQLGIYKQDMTREFQHRLAEVDNALHALENRGVQFFDETVRLGRVFDLMNKAMIRSEFERKVVGDTPRLLEERVNDIIDWLVAGNLRQWQAITDYLAQRRLQYADRIIGQMGGGFDYDRSRLLDTVGRAAQQVVHNYDQRSEAKRIADAAQGAVAGTALAEIGAIGLGAAVALLATSTMADVTGVAAASMVAVLGLFIIPARRSQAKSRLRSRIGAMREDLTRALTHEFDQALDRDLRRIGEAISPYTRFVRAERARLIGARRELTLILRSLTQLAARVEDL
- a CDS encoding DUF2267 domain-containing protein, with translation MTVRRNQFVDQVQERLGLASREEAERTVDAVLETLGERLELTEKHHLASQVAADLKEPILRRKRTERYDLEEFFNRVGARAGGLKYAHAQNHTKVVLSLLRAAIAPGEWRHITMKLPEDYRSLLRGDSSD
- a CDS encoding 2-oxoacid:acceptor oxidoreductase subunit alpha, which gives rise to MERDVFTFIVGGKAGEGVKKSGSVAASILADLGRNIFQMDDYQSLIRGGHNFSVVSSSTGPITSHHLRAQLIVNLDERSYHLHRQEVAEDGILVYNSDVMSEAEGIGLPMTSEAKKFPRPDLRVGVASITVLAAALGLDMDYVEEVIAREYKRDLENNVAYASRIFELARPKIGGRFPLERGNATGKAIYGAEAIALGALAGGLDLYMAYPMTPSSPILHFLAAQGRPFGVHALHLESEVSVANMAVGASFAGARVAVGSSGGGFALMAEAFSLAGMMEAPVLFILASRSSPSTGVPTYTEQADLKFAISVGHGDFPRVVACPGTVEEAFYLTADLLGLAWRFQSPVILLTEKHLGESAMNVSLDPFRATWAEPVLHSDVGGGPLSTPSLGALEPAQEDGYRRYRFTDSGVSPLLFPPSSQVIKWNSYEHDEYGITTDQPEPTARMHEKRYRKRQAIIEHLRGTKTVNVYGEGGPVIFSYGSSTMSVLEALRTGGIQATVVQPTYLEPFPVWELERYRGSNPIVVEQSVAGQFSALIREQAGVSSDRFIRRYDGRPFEPSELAQQIKEMM
- a CDS encoding ornithine cyclodeaminase family protein; protein product: MAPPRNQILYLSYEAVARIGPGMAEVIEALERAFREKGEGRVEMPPKPGIHPGGGDNFIHAMPAYIPALGAAGVKWVSGYPGNRSRGLPYINGLLILNDPDTGLPISVMDCVWITAVRTGAATAVAARYLARPESSIAGILGCGVQGRSNLEALKVLFPLEEARAYDVIPEAAHRYAADMSVRLDMEVRAVPSPREAVSGCDLVVTAGPILKEPHATIKAGWLGEGTFASLVDYDSYWDRAALRELDLFCTDDVPQLRHYQQLGYFQDIPPIHADLGQLVVGAKPGRQHAWERTATANLGLALDDMAVAPLVYRRAQEEGVGVWLPL
- a CDS encoding DUF1565 domain-containing protein, whose product is MAEGGMGFANFRLSFASLLVLGLILGPWAPLSVVDTAPATLFVKADAAGGDCTQSQPCTLAAALATATGGDTIYVAEGTYVGAGDQAVVTLAKSLTLYGGWDGSPTGPPVRDPSARPTILDGEGARRVVQVTAGTSTLEGFTITRGYSSSSGGGIYAIEAGINLRGNRITDNVSGHDGGALFISRGSAQIVGNDISGNSATWAAGLRLINDVDVSVIGNRIHDNQATISGGAMEIACCGRVTAFIAANVISDNDGGSLGGGVLVESTSATLQNNILARNQATRGSNVYAEGSTEFPASVAMTNNTLVGSGAGSEGIWVDAYVTAVLVNNLITGHGVGMPIPAAGSAVTAEHNLFWNAEDPYTGIAPVLADPRLDPAHHLTADSPARDAGKAVGLATDIDGDSRPFSGSYDIGADEYVEDVAKSYLPLVTKRTAVEGSQP
- a CDS encoding 2-oxoacid:ferredoxin oxidoreductase subunit beta, which codes for MEDLGTYAENTWCPGCGNFAILNAFKAAIGRLEEQGIGRDRIVLVAGIGQHGKIFDYMNVSGFYGLHGRSMASAQAIKLANPDLKVVDFVGDGDALGEGLEHTIFAAKRNADITMILHDNGVYALTTGQYTPTSARGYRGPSTPTGTVEDPIHPLPLMLEAGASFIARGYSGELEHLTDLMVQAVLHEGFSFVDVLQPCVTFNNTWREYNQLVEITDRTATTPEEARAIFSRTDRLPIGVLYRRDDVPFHRRLYEDFNPVRDKEPREARQRRVAQFLGVPEEPEREYKGPRERP